ATAAAcactaaaatgcaatatacatttgtaaAAGTGATAAATGGATTTCGgcagattgcattttttattgttgagttttgcatttcATATATAGATtgtttaatttgcattttatatatagatggattgcatttatatatagtttattttgcaTGGTAGACAATTTATGTTAGAatgcaaaaatataaaatgcaattttcctataactaaaatgcaatctTCGAACATGCATATACAGCTTCACAAATGTATACTGCATTTTAGTATTTACAATATTGTATTTTTTGTGCCACGTGACAGCATGAGATTGGATGTACATTAGCATTCTAATTAAGAATGCGCTCTAGTGCTCCCATATAACCACATCATGACATATCTTTTCAGTATATATATCTAAGGGAGaggtgtgatccgttgctaactcatcaacgcagtgtattaaaaatatcaacacaatgatattgaaatgtcaacataaacttagttgatattttaatacactatgttgacattttattgtaatcgtattgacatttttaatacactgtgttcatgagttagcaatttaagaaaaaatagtattataacgcacccctaaggaagtgatcaattgctaactaattagcaatccaAATTAAGACCAAATCTTAGCCATTAGATTGAGAGTTCTAATGATTAAAATAATGTCAGGTAGattatgttttaaattaaaaagaattattaaataaacttaaagagTATTATTGTCAATTCTTATATATGATACTCATTCtgtcccactacaagtgagGCGCTTCTATTTGGATGTTGTTTTgcaaaaatgatactccctccgtcgctAATAGGAGTcacgtttttccattttagtccgtccgcgaataggagtcccggttcacttttaccataaatggtaatagggtctcaccttcaactaactcattccactcatatttcatttaaaactaatatatacaagtgtgactcatgttccactaacttttttccacccacttttcttaaaacttcttaaaacccgtaccgccaaggaatgagactcctaatagcggacggatggagtaataaatagttagagtggagagaaagtaaagtaagggaataatgtatatacgactctcttctatagtattccctctcttactttactttctctccacttaaactactccctccgatttcaaaaaatatatgcactttgagttcggCACAAATTTTAGTGCAAAAGTGATAgggtaagagagatgtagagagataaagtaaataaagtattgttagtggagaatgagtttcaccttattagaaagaaaatagttccaaaattaaaaaatgcatattcttgtggtaaggggggagtatttattatcattttcgcAAGATAACTGCCAAAAAGAAAGCCCCACTTgtagtgggacgaagggagtactagttaataaaccactttctctctcctcaaaatcatcttgaaactttaaatttatgtaattttcttgatttaaattattttccgTAAAAAAttgtatcaaattaaaggtaacttcataaggattctaacgggatctcaattgcatatgttctgaCGATGATCAAATGAtgacttttataatttttattttcaatattcGTATTtgttgataagcagattttatattaataaatgtatcaaaaaatctcaatataattcATATACAATATCTATGAAATATTGTTGATGTTTTTGGATACTTGTGTTGAATTTATCATGTCATATATTTGTAACAGATTgactattttaccattttgttgatattttatttatggATTACTACTGtttattgtaatctgtaagctttGATCTGattcactcattttaaaatttaatggtATGTAATTGGTCCTAATGTAGATTGAATATTGTATACATTTCACATTATCcttgaaataaataattacttttTACTTGTACTCTGCATTTCCATAATCAAAACGTTCGATGAAATCATAATTGGGATATCTAAGTAGTTAAAAAATCTAAGTAACGGTTCGCGAAACTGTACTAGACATCACTCTATTCAAAAACCTCTCTTCTAGAAGATTTTGATATCCATTCAATAACAGCTCATTGAGTTAAATGCGCCATAATGCATTTCTGTGTCAACAACTCAGAGAGTCAGTCATAACCTTTTCCTTTCTAGTCCTTCCGTTTTACAATAGTCAGACATTTGTTTTAAATATGGAGTAtgatttaaaaatttaagtcAAAAAGTATTTTCACtgtttaattaaatatgaaacatttaatttttatcatgaaattttatattgtgttattttgttaattaataaaaagataataaagtaaaaaaaatacatatattgTTATTTCTATTCTAAGAAATATTGCATttttaatagaaaaataaaaagaagacaaaaaaaaaattcatttttaataagacAAATAGAGTTATAAATAGTAAGaatgaataaataatactctctccatgAAAAcctttcattttatatttttagtagTGTACCCCACATTGTACTAACTTATTTCTActctaattttattataaaactaatatataaaaatagaaattatatgccactaacttttttaatctacttatatttcttaaaatccgtatcAGATTAAATTGTGATAAATTATTAGCGAAGAAGGAAGGGAGTATTAAAGAATAaagtattttttgttaaaaaaaaaactctttaCACTCTACTAAACCGAGTCAATATATAGCACGGCCTTCATTGCAACACAATCCACACCTCTCTCTCACTCTGTCATCAGCCATGGCGCAGCAGCTCCATTTCCTAATGATCCCCCTCATGTCACAGAGCCACATAATCCCCCTGACCGACTTCGCCAAATCCCTAGCCCGCCGCGGCGCCCTCGTCTCCATCGTCACCACCCCTCTCAACGCCAAGCGCTACAACCCCACCCTCGCCTCCTCCCCCCGAATCCACCTCATCCCCCTCCACTTCCCCTGCCGCGAAGCCGGCCTCCCCGACGGCTGCGAGAATCTCGACTCCCTCAACTCCCTCGACCTCGCCCGCCAATTCTTCCACGCCTGCAGATTGCTGAAATCCCCCCTCCACGACCTCATCCGCCGCCTCCACCCCTCCCCTAACTGCATCATCTCCACCAGCGCCATTTCCTGGACGCAGGACCTCGCCGACTCCTTCCGCATCCCCCGATACGTCTTCGAAACCGTCTCCTCCTTCACTCTCCACTGCTCCAGAAAAATCTCTCACCTCGTGGACTCTGTTTCCTTCGACTCCGAGCTTTTCCAGGTTCCACAAATTCCACACAGCGTTGAATTTTCCAGAAATCAGCTGCCACGTATCCGGACTCGGTTACCGACCCCGGATCCGGCTCCGCCCCGGGGCACGCTGGTCAACACGTTCCAGGAGCTCGAGCCGTGGTATCTTAACGCATGCATGGAGGAGAGAGGTAGCGTGTGGAGCGTGGGCCCGGTTTCCCTCTCAAACCGGGGGGCTTCCGAGCGATTCTCGAGAGGGAACGAGGCGTCCATCGACGAGCATTACTGTCTAAAATGGCTGGATTCCATGGAAAGGGATTCTGTCGTGTATGCCTGTTTCGGGAGCTTGTGCACTTTATCAATTGAGCAGATAACCGAGATAGGCTTAGGGCTGGAAGAGTCTAATTCTCCTTTCATTTGGGTTATTAGGAAGCAGGAGAAGAGCTGCGGAGAAGTGGAGGAGTGGCTGGCGGCGGAGGGGTTCGAGGAGAGGGTGAGGGGGAGGGGGGTGGTGGTGCAGGGATGGGCGCCGCAGGTGATGATCCTGGCGCACCCGTCGGTGGGGGGGTTTCTGACGCACTGTGGATGGAACTCGACTCTGGAGGGAGTGGCGGCGGGCGTGCCCATGATCGCGTGGCCCATGTTTGCGGAGCAGTTTTACAATGAGAAGATGGTGGTGGATGTGTTGGGGATTGGGGTGAGGGTTGGGGTGGAGAGCTGCGCGGACAAGCAGGGTTTGGTGAGGAGGGAGCGGGTGAGATCTGCCGTGGTGGAATTGATGGGGGAGAGAGGGATGAGAGAGAGAGCGGAGGCGCTTGCGAGAGCGGCGACGGATGCGTTTGAAGATGGGGGTTCGTCTTTCTTGAATGTCACGTTGTTTATTGAAGATGTGGTTAGAGCTAATGCAGAAATGGCAGTCAATGTATTAGAGAGTTACTAGTCAAATTTAGGAATTAGCATTGAAAGGAGGGTGTATAGTGTATACAGTCTTCACCACAGATTCTATATCTCGAATACATGTTAGTTTGTTAATCATGAATTAATGtcatagtataatttattagaGTTGAAGCAAATTCATATTTATGTTATcactatttctttcttttaacaaaaaatatggagtagtattctTTCCTCACATATAtatctttcttctttttaattCTATACTTGcctcattaaatattttttttctcaattctcacctaaaataaaaacatcaaCTAAAAGTGGGAAGTTAAAGtacttttttataataatatattggTGAAATGAATTAATCGAAAATGATTATTCAtttatcaaaaaatataaaaaaaaatatgtaatgGATATTAGTTGACATTCCAAAATAAGAATATGAATAACTTAATGGCAAATTTAATGCCACACGAAGAGAGAGGTATTAAGTTTTGTGGCTGTAAGCTTAAACAACATGATTTTCTTTGTGGAAGTAAGTGAGTAGTTGTATCATGATTATTAAGTTTTGTGGCTGTAGGATCTTACTCTTATTactaaatgattttttttggtggaagtaGTAAGTGCATTGTTGGATAGATCAAGTGATTGTCTCAAAGAAATTAAAGATAGAGAAATGCGATAAAGAAATTTGAAGAATTAGTAATTGCAAGTGCTTAAAAACAGATTCCTCATAATATTATGTAAGTCGATTGTGTGTGCCCGCAAAATGACGTTATGGAAGCATTGTGCCTGTCACTTTAATAACCATTATGTACTTTCTTATTAACTTTTATCGATTTACGTAATTACGTTAACCCACTTTTTCAATTATTTCCTACAACAAACATTTTATAATTCAGACATTTTTACAAGTTACCCTATAATATGATCGTAATTGATGTGAGAGGTTCTAGATTCATAATGAATTCTCTGTCTGTTCAACTAGAATTGGGCtaccaataaaaaaaatggtacTACTAGTAGCCATTAAAAACCAAGACAAGTAGCTCCACAAGATATCATTttcatagaaaaataaaaggcTCTATCGTGTGGTGTGTTCTAGAAGGTATACCAAACTATCCATGTGACTTTTTCCATGAACTTTCTAGTGATAGAAAGGTTTTAAATAggaaatttaatactccctccgtccccaaacaagagtcgctaatttcctttttgggtcgtcccccattaagagtcactctatatttttaccataaatggtagtaggtctcacattccactaactcactccactcacattttattataaagtcaatataaaaaagtaggtcccacattccactaattttttcaaccaacttttctttacatttcttaaaactcgtacccagtcaaacaacgactcctattaagggacggagagagtaatttaCAATGATGGGATTTGTGTGGATCAGAGATGGGATTTGTGTGGATCAGAGTTATTTACTCGGCCAACTATATTTGTGTGGATCAGAGTTATTTACTCGGCCAACTATACATGATAATATAGATGTTATTTGGTTGTCACCAACttattattatatgattatttatttagaattagattgtgagattattttaattgaaatagaaggactaatttattattaaagGATTATCCATTTGAGATTTAGCTAGTGAGATTCTATTCGATGAATCAAATATAATACTAGTACATATTTAGTTAGTGAGATTTAGTTAATAACAGGATATAATCTTATAAAGATATAACAAGATATTCTAGAATGAGATATTCTGGAGAAGAAATGCCCAAATTCATGTATAGTCCTCTTAGTTTTTCACATAttagtatatttaattttatatcagAAGTATCAATTAATTTTAGGTTGAATTACACTTTATGATTCGGCCTTCATGctgtattttaaaaatgatatggCCTTAAAAATCTGAAAAACACTCTACAACAATTGTAGCATGCGACAAAAGCTCCTACAAGTTTTCAAGTTTGTAGAACATCcttaacattttttttgtcTATATATGAATCGTCAAATTCACTGATAGATTCATCCTCCTCATTCAATGCATTATTATGGAGTACGTATTTTGTAATATCGAATTTTTATCACACATAGTTGTGATACGTAGGATGTAAATATCTAGCACATATTCACAATAAGCTATAAATACCTTAAGCACATTCATAaactcaaaaaaaattatatcaaaaATACTCTTTCGTCCATGAAAactatgaactatttccttattAGTCAATCCCtgaaagtatgaactttctaattttgaaatagttaaacaacacacTACCCTACTCATCatgttatttacaacttatatcattataCTACACTACTAATGATGTCAGGGGCGGAGGGAGGGTGGGCCAGGGGGCCCATGGTCCCCCCACTAATTCTTATAAAActtaggggtattttagtaatttcacaataattataatttataataaatataatattagagatatgtttcagcaaaatatatatgaatcgtgcctcttaatttagcgtattcattctgccgttccaatccaagtctgaatttagcgtattcattctgccgttccaagtctgaaatctggtaaactagaactaggtatattcaaaactcaaatataattcaattaatttttctacataggttgtttttttgtttggctgcaataataattcaaaggggGAGAAAGAAGATAGCTTATGTAATTCAATGGCTACGGACTACGGTGGTtctgtagttggaattttataactccaattctttatttgatgtgtgtgttaatagttttgcatacagaaaatatcaaatattttgaacttaatCAGTGTTGACTATTTTTGTAGGTATATGGATCGTTATTTCAAGAAACTTTCTTCCGTtgattcttcatcagttgaaccttcacttcttcaacctcaagaattatcgaatgaagataaaagtaaggttgatttagagaatcttCCAAGTGGTCCAGGAGAACGACCTGATATAATGAGTTATCCACCAAATTTAATAGAACAAGTTCGCAGAGCTTACTTACTTAAAGGTCCGTGTCAACCACGTAATCATGATTTTCGTCCTACAGTAGAtggaaatcgaaaacgtaaattTGTCTCACATTGGTTTGATGAATTTAAGGATTGGTTGGAATATAGTGTTACAAAGTTTTCACAAATATCAGGAATCAGTGGTTTCTACAAGGAAACATGAAGTTTTTCCAATGGTTTATTCATTAGTTAAGTTGTCATTGATCTTACCAGTTGCCACTGCATCAGTAGAAAGAGCCTTTTCAGCAATGAAGATCATCAAGACTTCTCTACGTAATAGCATGGGAGACCAACTATTGAATGATTGTTTAGTTCCTTACATCGAAAAGGATGTGTTTGTTAAAGTTACCAATGAAACTATTATACAGCGAtttcagaagatgaagaatagaagacaaatgttatgatgtgattgcatttgacttttacattttgaaccttataatttaatttatgtaattttttttgaagtttaattttgGACCCCCCATTTTGAAATCTTACAATACCCTTTATatatctttctctcttactttataatTACACATTCAAACTCGTGCCAAACCAActattcatacttttcagggacgaatggagtaataaataagagtCGAATCCATGAAAAAAGTCTTGGATGAAAAACTCCTAAAGACTAAAAAGATTAAATAGAAATAAgctgaagaaataaaataaattaactaaGCATAGATATCTATTTATAATATCTCTAATAACTCTATGCAGTTCGACTGCTAATACGATTCGGGAAAAAGCCGATAAAGAAAACTCAAGAATATAAAGATAAAAAACATAATCTATGACTCAAAATGATATCTTACTACTAAGGCAAGAtaatgggaatcttgttgattCAAGAATCATATGTGCCCGAATTTGTTATTGCAAAACTGCCCAATAACCCAAACATGAAATATGACAATAAAAAGATGGAAAAGAAGGAGAAGATGATatgtgttatgatttagattaaagctcaagaaagaaaaatcCGATGGCTACTTTCACAAATAAAAATCTAATAGCTTCaccaactagcaacacaagaactgaCAAGCATACCTTAATAAATAATCTATGCCCGGCAATAGATTAAATGCAGCCACAAGGGATTTTGGATAaatcttcaatgatgaagatgtgagctcacaatggagtctttgttcttcAATAATGTTCAAAGTCTAATGACAAAAACCCTAGACATGGGTATTTATACCAGAGGATAAAATTGCTAAAATAAGAGGCAAAAAGAGTTCAAAAACGCAAGTCGCACAAAATGCCCAGTCGGGCATTTTTCCTCCTTAGGAATACCCGCGTCGGGCGTTTTTCTCTGGAATCGGGCGTTTTTAGTGTTAAAATGCCCGGGTCGGGCGTTTTGCTTGTGAACTGCGCGACTTATGTAAAACGATCATAACTTCCTTATCCAGGCTCCGATTGAAGCGTGCAAGGtactcacgcgaagctctttcgacgatgaagacaatggtagtTTGAGGAGAGAATTTGGACTTTATCTTCATAGGAATATTCTGGTTTGAATCAGACCTCTAAATCCGGCTTGGGTCCTTGTCATGTCTCCACCTTCTtctcggaccccaatcaacccatgaCCCTCGATGTCGTTGTATcctatgattgtgaatacccggATTCACATCACAAGAATATCTTGAAAATCCATATCTATCTTAAAACCATAACGAATTTATAAAATACTTAAACCATATGGGCTGATCAACGATGATATGGGCTGAGTCCATATTACAATCTTAAACCATAATGAATTTATAAAGAGTGAACTACCTCAAAAGTCCTTAACTTTTCGATTTGTGACACTGCAGGtccttaacaaaaaaaatagcgCCAGAGGACCTTaacgttaaatataatcacgaatCATATTTTTTCGGACCAAAATACCCTCaggccctaaaagggcatttttgtcactccattatattgttgacatgtgatttctgccacatttttgtcagcaacttcttatgtaattttctaataaatTCTAGTACTTCATAcgtatttaaaattttgtcattatttacactttctaattttttttataatgtacatatttatcattatctgcattaattaatatgaaaataataaaatgagacccTTTTTTCCTTATAAACTCATTTTCAGGTATTTTACGATCTTTTCTATTTCctctaatatttatttattttttaccttGATTTATCGAtcgattttatttattatgattgtatcccaattttgcagtattaatttataaatttacattgtcttaatttcagatactattattaataaaaaaatctataaGGATTAAATAGCTAATGTCACATGcttgaatattttcaaaatattgctcatgtttcaattttatcatgaatgacaagaaactatgcaaatttatatataaagatTGAATATTCATATGATgttaaaaatttcagtttgagttaaattaaaattcttaataaaatattaataaatataaaatcgtCTTAAAGTTAGGCTTACATTAACAAATTAGTTCGATGATATatgatgaaaaaatattttaaatgtcagtgtttcaagaaaataataatgtatcatttaattaaatatgaaatatattttattctgtgtattattgattcatattttatttcataaatagcttcacttttccatatttttgttgtttctcaATAAATTTCCTATATGATATAACTAGTATATTGTTACTACTAACTAGAAATAGAGGAATATAAGAAGTTTTTTCTGTGTACAAAGACTGACAAAACTTTAATCACGTATGAAGTATCAGAACTTATTAAAATATCACATAAGAATTTGTTAAAATAAATGTGACATAATTCATATGTCAGCGAATTTAGGGATtgccaaaaatgcccttcaagccatttgggcattttcgtccgaaaagtggctaaaaaaatatgattcgTGATTATGTTTAACGTTAGGGTCATCTGCAGTGTCACAAACAGAAAAGTTATGGACTTTTGAGATAGTTCACTCATTTATAAAATACTTAAAAAAGTACACAAAACCAAAAAGtagattttatgcagtgttgttttgtgagttaatgaagatagagtaaagtaagagagagtaaaaaatagagatagtgttgtttccattttatgaaacatttcatttttaaagggacaaccaaaaaaagaaaatgtttcatttctaatgagaTAGAGGGAAGGACAAATTTGATTCACATTTATATTTGCAGTTTATCTGAAAATCTGATTTTTTAGAACATTTTATTGAGTTGTTATAACTGGTCTTTAATGCGACACCATAAAGTATACAATACTCTAATTAAATTAGGCCTATTTTGCAAACGTGAACTCAGCCCACTATCAGAACAAAAGTACGTTCACCCTTAATTAAACCACAGGCCCAAAATAGTGATGGGCAGCCTTATGTACAGTACGACACTACTAATTCTGTGTTAATTGACCTACTGATAAGTTGATACTACTATATAAGGCTAAAGATTTTGTATTTGAATCTTGgcaatataaattttttaatttatgttcattttccATCTTTGAATTACTGAATTTTTTAGTTTGGGTAAATATTTACACTTTATTCATAAATTATAGCCCATATATACTTTGATCTCAtcataatttttagttttaaatgttttaatttataaatacaaaTTGTATTTATTTCAATTGCTCACTTAATAGTACCCGTCAACTTTTCTGTCCGATTAAAGCTAACGAGCACCGAAACGACATCGACAAAGCAACATTAATTACATAATcatgtattatatatttatctATTCTTTTAAGAGCATGCTTCATGTTTTTGAACACCTACATATTTGATCCTAAATTTACCAATCAAATCCAATAATACGAAGAAAATTAAAAGATTAAATAAAATCAACAAATTCCaagaagaaaacaaatcaaacatCAAACAACATGAGAGAgttatttaatcaaattacaaaAACTAACTGGAGAAACAATCCTTATTTTGTGTAAAGCAAAGGTCAAGCAGTACATTTATTAAACTTCAAACCAAAAACATGAAGCCTACCATCATAGAGTAAGGCTAGAAAAGAGATAGAATGCCAAAGGATGGAAGTTGCCCTATCAAGCAAGAATCACACCATATTTAGATCAAGCCCAATGACCACCATGCAGGTGGTGGTGCAACCGCTTCTGCCGGCCGTGCCTTTTTCTCGATCCGCCCTGCCATGTAGTAGGCGGATCCACTCAGCAGCTGGCTCTCTTGAATTAAGAGGGAGTGATGAAGAAGGGTGGTTTGGATGTTATATAAAGAATGCATATGTTGGAAGCCATGAGGCCAATAAAGAATGATGTGACTTAAGTAGGAATTTGTGGTCACTTTTGGACTTTGGTTAAAGGCAAACAAAAAGGGACAAAAAAGAAGTGAAATTTAGGTTGGCATTTGTAGCATCTTCAAGGGATATGCCTACAGAATATCTCTAATGCACATATGCTAGATCTCAAAATTATCCATTTCTCTACATAGTGATGGAGTAGACATTTCACGTTGGGAGGTTCAACGAAAATTTTTATTGGCGCACATCCAACATCAAACGACAACGTTGGCAGGTTTTGACAAAAATTGATGCGATTTTAATTGTTGTGTGAGTGAGGTGAGGTGAGGTGAGGTGAGGTGAGGTGAGGAGAGTTAGAAATAagttatttttcaattattctattttgaataggagtattattattatttttttaatttataaataaatgtgTAATTATGAAAATACTCTTTTTCAAAATTATTGGCAATCCATGCTAAGGATTTTATATGAGAGGCGAATATTTGTGGGTGAAGCGAGAGATTTTGTACTTTATTTTAAAGCATAATttgataataatttatttaaagatGCATTAGCTTTTTAAAGATGTATGCGGATTGACGATTAATTGCCCATGCACTGTATAATAAAGTTATATGTATCAATTTCATTTCCtgtattttcttaattttagtCAGTGCCTAATACATTTTCTACATGGGCCTAAAATGGATCCATGAGCTACTTCATAAAATTGTTATGGGCCCGTTTGGATACAACGTGATGCTGATGCATTGAGTCCTATGCTAACTATTTAGATCCAAATATACTCATGAGTATCCACAATAGGGAGCCGCGGCTCCCGGGCATGGGCTTGGccgggccgcggctccctataTCTGAGgaaacggggggggggggggaccaTGGGCGTGCCAACTAGTTGGCGCGGACTCGGCTCTTGGGCGAGGGCCGCTGCGCTCTATTGTGGCAGCAGAGAGCCGCGACTCCAcccagtttttatttttttaatatttttaaaaaatttctataaatactactacattttacacattttctataaaattttcGTTGTCTAATTTTCCCCTTTTTATAATACAATGAagatttagttttaattttttttatattaaattatgcatttttttctaattattatagtccgataatttttattctaattaaattaaaatatatcaacaattgataaaataattagatttgtGGTTGTGACTTGTCTATTGTTAGggtggacaagttttttttGTGGCCCTGGACAAGTTTTGTTGGCTTGAACTTGGGCATGGTCTtcttattgtggacactcttagagtatccacaatagGGAGTCGCGGCTCCCGGGCAGGGGCTTGGccgggccgcggctccctataGCTGAGGACACGGAGGGCCGCGGCGGGGGGAGCGACCATGGGCGCGCCAACTAGTTGGCCCGGACTCGGCTCTTGGGCACGGGACGCGACGCCCTATTGTGACGGCCGAGAGCTCCGGCTCTGCCCaagttttgaatttttttttaattttcttatttatttcctATAAATATACCCATTCTTGTCATTATTTTCATCCCATTTCAATCTACACTCTTATAAAATATACCaagaattgaaaaaat
This sequence is a window from Salvia splendens isolate huo1 chromosome 14, SspV2, whole genome shotgun sequence. Protein-coding genes within it:
- the LOC121763600 gene encoding UDP-glycosyltransferase 73C5-like isoform X1, with product MAQQLHFLMIPLMSQSHIIPLTDFAKSLARRGALVSIVTTPLNAKRYNPTLASSPRIHLIPLHFPCREAGLPDGCENLDSLNSLDLARQFFHACRLLKSPLHDLIRRLHPSPNCIISTSAISWTQDLADSFRIPRYVFETVSSFTLHCSRKISHLVDSVSFDSELFQVPQIPHSVEFSRNQLPRIRTRLPTPDPAPPRGTLVNTFQELEPWYLNACMEERGSVWSVGPVSLSNRGASERFSRGNEASIDEHYCLKWLDSMERDSVVYACFGSLCTLSIEQITEIGLGLEESNSPFIWVIRKQEKSCGEVEEWLAAEGFEERVRGRGVVVQGWAPQVMILAHPSVGGFLTHCGWNSTLEGVAAGVPMIAWPMFAEQFYNEKMVVDVLGIGVRVGVESCADKQGLVRRERVRSAVVELMGERGMRERAEALARAATDAFEDGGSSFLNVTLFIEDVVRANAEMAVNVLESY
- the LOC121763600 gene encoding UDP-glycosyltransferase 73C6-like isoform X2, with product MAQQLHFLMIPLMSQSHIIPLTDFAKSLARRGALVSIVTTPLNAKRYNPTLASSPRIHLIPLHFPCREAGLPDGCENLDSLNSLDLARQFFHACRLLKSPLHDLIRRLHPSPNCIISTSAISWTQDLADSFRIPRYVFETVSSFTLHCSRKISHLVDSVSFDSELFQVPQIPHSVEFSRNQLPRIRTRLPTPDPAPPRGTLVNTFQELEPWYLNACMEERGSVWSVGPVSLSNRGASERFSRGNEASIDEHYCLKWLDSMERDSVVYACFGSLCTLSIEQITEIGLGLEESNSPFIWVIRKQEKSCGEVEEWLAAEGFEERVRGRGVVVQGWAPQVMILAHPSVGGFLTHCGWNSTLEGVAAGVPMIAWPMFAEQFYNEKMVVDSCADKQGLVRRERVRSAVVELMGERGMRERAEALARAATDAFEDGGSSFLNVTLFIEDVVRANAEMAVNVLESY